One window of the Gordonia crocea genome contains the following:
- a CDS encoding wax ester/triacylglycerol synthase domain-containing protein, protein MTGLQRLSGNDALMLNMENPTTPMHTLKVAIVDPSRRGRPITLDELVDVLPHYLGHFPRATQRVEAASATYSARPFWVADENFDVSAHLDERTAAAPGDRRALDTILTELSVEQLDRSRPLWALTLVNGLADGQQAIVVRVHHAVADGLAALNTFMTATAERGGTVAPAPVGDIEAVQREELLRTARAESKKLFREVPKATGRLVKGIVTSRRFENRHLVPKPMESSRNSFSAPSGGERRCASASLPLAQFQQIAVATGTTVNGALHGVIAGAKRAEMIARSEDLRSPAVTVFGVAADMASTRTAGNEISTALAYLRTDIADPVQRLTATAQSCAAAVTKRRSIGFELTDQIAVYTGRTGPVFRKLAAPVTPRVVNNITTANLPGPRETRWVGDIEVVDWISFALAIAPADVNLTAYSYAGRISMGLITTPESMPDPEGFLDRVRESLHEVRTALVERGMLAAQDADQSAAKPPTNPAAKPPKRVE, encoded by the coding sequence ATGACCGGACTGCAGCGACTGTCGGGCAACGACGCCCTGATGCTCAACATGGAGAATCCGACGACGCCGATGCACACCCTCAAGGTGGCCATCGTCGACCCGTCGCGGCGCGGCCGCCCGATCACCCTGGACGAGCTCGTCGACGTACTGCCCCACTACCTCGGACACTTCCCGCGTGCGACACAGCGCGTGGAGGCGGCATCGGCGACCTACTCGGCGCGCCCGTTCTGGGTGGCCGACGAGAACTTCGACGTCAGCGCCCACCTCGACGAGCGGACCGCAGCCGCCCCCGGCGATCGTCGGGCGCTCGACACAATCCTGACCGAGCTGTCCGTCGAACAACTCGACCGGTCGCGGCCGCTGTGGGCGCTGACCCTCGTGAACGGCCTCGCCGACGGCCAGCAGGCCATCGTCGTGCGGGTCCACCACGCCGTCGCCGACGGCTTGGCCGCCCTCAACACGTTCATGACCGCCACCGCCGAGCGGGGCGGCACGGTGGCGCCCGCCCCGGTCGGCGACATCGAGGCGGTGCAGCGCGAAGAACTGCTGCGCACTGCGCGCGCCGAGTCCAAGAAGCTCTTCCGGGAGGTGCCCAAGGCCACCGGCCGGCTGGTCAAGGGCATCGTCACCTCGCGGCGGTTCGAGAACCGGCACCTGGTGCCCAAGCCGATGGAGTCGTCGCGCAACAGCTTCTCCGCACCCAGCGGCGGCGAACGGCGTTGTGCCAGTGCGAGTCTGCCGCTCGCGCAATTCCAGCAGATCGCCGTCGCCACCGGGACCACCGTCAACGGCGCCCTGCACGGGGTGATCGCCGGGGCCAAGCGCGCCGAGATGATCGCCCGCAGCGAGGACCTGCGCTCGCCGGCGGTGACGGTGTTCGGGGTGGCCGCCGACATGGCGTCGACGCGCACCGCGGGCAATGAGATCTCCACCGCGCTGGCCTATCTGCGCACCGACATCGCCGACCCGGTGCAGCGGCTGACCGCGACCGCGCAGAGCTGTGCCGCGGCGGTCACCAAGCGGCGCAGCATCGGCTTCGAGCTGACCGACCAGATCGCGGTCTACACCGGCCGCACCGGCCCGGTGTTCCGCAAGCTGGCGGCCCCGGTCACGCCGCGCGTCGTCAACAACATCACCACGGCCAACCTGCCGGGTCCCCGTGAGACCCGCTGGGTGGGCGACATCGAGGTGGTGGACTGGATCTCGTTCGCGCTGGCGATCGCGCCGGCCGACGTGAACCTCACCGCCTACAGCTATGCCGGCCGGATCAGCATGGGGCTCATCACGACGCCGGAGTCGATGCCCGATCCGGAGGGTTTCCTCGACCGCGTGCGCGAGTCGCTGCACGAAGTGCGCACGGCGTTGGTCGAGCGGGGGATGTTGGCGGCGCAGGACGCCGACCAATCAGCGGCCAAGCCGCCCACCAATCCCGCGGCGAAGCCGCCCAAGAGAGTCGAGTAG
- a CDS encoding AMP-binding protein produces the protein MTALRNRLSHYAWIVRVLVSSGFLTLLRPDRYLRMGLSLRRQGGTNAVSGIGLAAAQYPDAVALHDEAGSLTWAQLDARADALAVGLSESTVRPPRTVAIMCRNHRGIVEAIAATIRLGADAVLLNTGFAGPQLADVLKREQADILIADDEFAGLIDHARQSDSGLRCLWSWQEGIGLRADPGTVEHLISSRMGQRPAPPRKPGRIILLTSGTTGTPKGAKRGASGSDVSSLAAMLDRIPWRGGETTVIAAPIFHAWGFGQMAISSTMHATMVMRRRFDPQGTLDLVRDHGASGLAVVPVMLERIMDLPVDVLDAKPMPTLRFATASGSRMRAESLTAFMDRFGDVVYNSYNATEAGLISTATPADLRIAPDTAGRPIAGTRVRILDDDRRPLPVGEIGVIAVANESAFDGYTGTETKDYADGYMLSGDVGRIDGNGLLYVVGRDDEMIVSGGENVYPLEVELVLDAHPGVAEVAVIGVDDEKFGQRLAAFVVRSGGSDVDADALKAHVKSQLAGYKVPRDIHFIELLPRNATGKVLKRDLTEEGR, from the coding sequence ATGACCGCGTTGCGCAACCGACTCAGCCACTACGCGTGGATCGTCCGCGTCTTGGTGTCCAGCGGATTCCTCACCCTGCTGCGCCCCGACCGCTACCTGCGGATGGGGTTGTCGTTGCGCCGCCAGGGCGGGACGAACGCGGTCAGCGGCATCGGCCTCGCCGCCGCCCAATACCCCGACGCCGTCGCCCTGCACGACGAGGCCGGCTCGCTGACCTGGGCGCAACTCGACGCCCGGGCCGACGCGCTGGCCGTCGGGCTCAGTGAGTCGACCGTCCGGCCGCCGCGCACCGTCGCGATCATGTGCCGCAACCACCGCGGCATCGTCGAGGCGATCGCCGCGACGATCCGGTTGGGCGCCGACGCGGTCCTGCTCAACACCGGGTTCGCCGGGCCGCAGCTCGCCGACGTCCTCAAGCGCGAACAGGCCGACATCCTCATCGCCGACGACGAGTTCGCCGGCCTCATCGACCATGCCCGCCAATCTGATTCGGGCCTGCGGTGCCTGTGGTCGTGGCAGGAGGGGATCGGCCTGCGCGCCGATCCCGGCACCGTCGAGCACCTCATCTCCTCCCGGATGGGGCAGCGCCCGGCGCCGCCGCGCAAACCCGGCCGGATCATCCTGCTGACCTCGGGCACCACCGGCACCCCCAAGGGCGCCAAGCGCGGCGCCAGCGGATCGGACGTCTCGTCGCTCGCGGCGATGCTCGACCGCATCCCGTGGCGCGGCGGGGAGACGACGGTCATCGCGGCCCCGATCTTCCACGCCTGGGGCTTCGGCCAGATGGCCATCTCGTCGACGATGCACGCGACGATGGTCATGCGTCGCCGGTTCGACCCGCAAGGCACGCTCGACCTCGTGCGCGACCACGGTGCGAGCGGGCTCGCCGTCGTCCCGGTGATGCTCGAACGGATCATGGACCTGCCCGTCGATGTGCTCGACGCCAAGCCGATGCCGACGCTGCGGTTCGCCACCGCCAGCGGGTCGCGGATGCGCGCGGAATCGCTCACCGCCTTCATGGACCGCTTCGGCGACGTGGTTTACAACAGCTACAACGCCACCGAGGCCGGTCTGATCAGCACCGCGACCCCGGCCGACCTGCGGATCGCCCCGGACACCGCCGGGCGGCCCATCGCCGGCACCCGGGTGCGGATTCTCGACGACGATCGGCGCCCGCTCCCGGTCGGCGAGATCGGCGTCATCGCGGTGGCCAACGAGTCGGCCTTCGACGGATACACCGGCACCGAGACCAAGGACTACGCCGACGGCTACATGCTCTCCGGCGACGTCGGGCGGATCGACGGGAACGGCCTGCTCTACGTCGTCGGACGCGACGACGAGATGATCGTCTCCGGCGGCGAGAACGTCTACCCGCTGGAGGTCGAGCTGGTCCTCGACGCCCACCCGGGGGTGGCCGAGGTCGCGGTGATCGGCGTCGACGACGAGAAGTTCGGCCAGCGGCTCGCCGCCTTCGTCGTGCGGTCCGGCGGTTCCGACGTCGATGCCGACGCGTTGAAGGCGCACGTGAAGAGCCAGCTCGCCGGGTACAAGGTGCCGCGCGACATCCATTTCATCGAACTGTTGCCCCGCAACGCCACCGGCAAGGTGCTCAAGCGCGACCTCACCGAGGAGGGACGATGA